From Anaerohalosphaera lusitana, one genomic window encodes:
- a CDS encoding 4Fe-4S dicluster domain-containing protein yields the protein MKIVTARRICQAVLFAVFVWFCFITVQGTEVDQLRGWPINLFLAADPLVALGTVLTTHTFYAPLLLAVATIILTIILGRFFCGWVCPFGAIHQFTGWLANRKKKAAKKIQLNKYRKWQKAKYYVLFFMLGLAVLPAAFGKSLQTGLLDPIPLVTRSFNLVILPIVDTFTHAVSATPRSYELGWLFFAVFTTAVLLNLWIPRFYCRFVCPLGALFGLLNRVPFFRITHKNENCTNCKLCDRHCEGGCEPSSQVKVPECVLCFNCYDDCVHNVIGYQATAGTEFTSYKPDLSRRGFGLSVAAGVLAGPALRLNESIGENYNNKIIRPPGAVGEQEFLNRCIKCGQCMRVCPTNVIQPAGFDKGLEVLATPVINNRIGTSGCQMNCTACGYVCPTAAIKPITLSQKLGLNDYEEQGPLKIGTAFVDRSRCLPWAMGKPCIVCQENCPVSPKAIYTTVEHETIRNGEMVVYQVDDNKLTFEQKLPATSIATGDYFIFAGTNKPRQIVAADQNVVELSKDNSWSTKPAQGDKVKIKVSLQRPHVDIEKCIGCGVCEHECPVSGKRAIRVSAEGESRSDDRRLLL from the coding sequence ATGAAAATAGTCACCGCAAGAAGAATATGTCAGGCAGTGCTTTTCGCAGTATTCGTCTGGTTTTGTTTCATCACCGTGCAGGGCACCGAAGTCGATCAGCTTAGAGGTTGGCCGATCAATCTCTTCCTCGCAGCCGATCCCCTCGTGGCCCTGGGGACCGTCCTCACTACACATACATTCTATGCACCGCTGCTGCTCGCTGTCGCAACCATTATACTGACCATCATCTTAGGCCGTTTCTTCTGCGGCTGGGTATGCCCCTTCGGAGCGATACATCAGTTCACCGGCTGGCTCGCCAACCGCAAAAAGAAGGCCGCCAAAAAGATCCAACTAAATAAATACCGCAAATGGCAAAAAGCCAAATACTATGTGCTTTTCTTCATGCTAGGCCTCGCTGTCCTGCCCGCTGCCTTCGGTAAGAGCCTGCAGACCGGCCTGCTCGACCCCATCCCGCTGGTGACCCGTTCCTTCAACCTCGTCATCCTGCCGATCGTCGATACCTTCACGCATGCAGTTTCCGCCACACCCCGCAGCTACGAACTGGGCTGGCTCTTCTTCGCCGTCTTCACCACAGCCGTCCTGCTCAACCTCTGGATTCCGAGATTCTACTGCCGATTCGTCTGCCCGCTCGGCGCACTGTTCGGCCTGCTGAATCGCGTGCCGTTCTTCCGCATCACCCACAAAAACGAAAACTGCACGAACTGCAAACTCTGCGACCGCCACTGCGAAGGCGGCTGCGAACCCTCCAGCCAGGTCAAGGTCCCCGAATGCGTCCTCTGCTTCAACTGCTACGACGATTGCGTCCACAACGTCATCGGATACCAGGCGACCGCAGGCACTGAATTCACTTCATACAAGCCCGATCTCTCACGTCGCGGTTTCGGCCTCTCCGTCGCCGCTGGCGTACTGGCGGGCCCCGCACTGCGTCTGAATGAATCAATCGGCGAAAACTACAATAACAAGATCATCCGCCCGCCCGGAGCAGTGGGCGAACAGGAATTCCTCAACCGCTGCATCAAGTGCGGCCAGTGCATGCGAGTCTGCCCAACGAACGTCATCCAGCCCGCAGGCTTCGACAAGGGCCTGGAAGTCCTCGCAACGCCCGTCATAAACAACCGCATCGGCACCAGCGGCTGTCAGATGAACTGCACAGCTTGCGGCTACGTCTGCCCCACAGCAGCGATCAAGCCGATTACCCTCTCCCAAAAGCTCGGCCTCAATGATTACGAAGAGCAGGGCCCGCTCAAGATCGGAACCGCGTTCGTGGACCGCTCACGATGCCTGCCCTGGGCCATGGGCAAACCATGCATCGTCTGTCAGGAAAACTGCCCCGTCAGTCCCAAAGCCATCTACACCACCGTTGAACACGAAACGATCCGCAACGGCGAAATGGTCGTTTATCAGGTTGACGATAACAAACTCACATTCGAACAGAAGCTCCCCGCGACCTCCATCGCTACCGGCGACTATTTCATCTTCGCAGGCACCAACAAACCCCGCCAGATAGTCGCCGCCGACCAGAACGTAGTTGAACTCAGCAAGGATAATAGTTGGTCGACAAAACCGGCCCAGGGTGATAAAGTGAAGATCAAAGTGAGCCTGCAAAGGCCCCATGTTGACATAGAAAAGTGTATCGGCTGCGGTGTTTGCGAACACGAATGCCCCGTAAGCGGCAAACGTGCAATCCGAGTAAGCGCAGAAGGTGAATCCCGCAGTGACGATAGAAGATTGTTGCTTTAG
- a CDS encoding arylsulfatase: MDRRQFIQIAGTGAALMSLPGSVTMALEGSDKDGRLKGCRPNIILVLTDDQGYGDLACHGHPYLKTPNLDKLYSQSTRLTDYHVSPTCAPTRSAIMTGRAPFKNGITHTILERERMTLQATTIAEVLRSAGYTTGIFGKWHLGDEEPYQPCNRGFDEMFIHGAGGIGQAYPGSCADVPGNSYFDPIIRHNDKFVQTQGYCTDVFFRQALGWVKDNHERPFFAYISTNAPHAPFHCPEKYVKMYENKVDRKHRAAFYGMVTNIDENVGLLLKKLDEWGLSNDTLVVFMTDNGTSAGDYNAGMRGRKGTVREGGCRVPAFFRLPGRIAAGRDVDRLTRHIDIFPTFAELAGAEYDVEVDGRSLLDLLVDPDAQWEDRYTFFHLGRWGKEGVERWRNIKTVDPDEAKYRSFAVRNERWRLVNGSELYDIQKDPGEKENVIEQNFEIAKDMVEAYDKWWDEVRPLMVNEDVPLAEKKPYHVKYRKQKDEVGIPRWKPPKI; the protein is encoded by the coding sequence ATGGACCGAAGACAGTTCATCCAGATTGCGGGAACCGGTGCTGCACTGATGTCACTGCCGGGTTCAGTGACGATGGCTTTAGAGGGCTCAGACAAAGACGGGCGACTCAAGGGTTGCCGCCCAAATATTATTCTGGTGCTGACAGATGATCAGGGGTACGGGGACCTGGCCTGTCACGGGCACCCATACCTGAAAACTCCCAATCTTGACAAGCTTTACAGCCAGAGCACACGCCTTACGGACTATCATGTAAGTCCTACATGTGCTCCGACAAGGTCCGCTATTATGACTGGACGGGCTCCTTTTAAGAATGGTATAACGCACACGATCCTGGAACGTGAGCGTATGACACTGCAGGCGACCACTATAGCGGAAGTTCTGCGATCGGCCGGCTATACGACTGGCATATTCGGCAAATGGCACCTTGGAGACGAGGAACCATATCAGCCTTGCAACCGCGGCTTTGACGAGATGTTCATCCATGGTGCGGGCGGGATCGGCCAGGCTTATCCGGGCAGTTGCGCAGACGTTCCGGGCAACAGCTATTTTGACCCGATCATCCGGCATAATGACAAATTTGTCCAGACCCAGGGTTACTGTACGGATGTGTTCTTTCGGCAAGCTCTGGGATGGGTCAAGGATAACCACGAGAGGCCCTTCTTTGCGTATATCTCTACGAATGCTCCTCATGCTCCGTTCCACTGTCCCGAAAAGTACGTCAAGATGTATGAGAACAAGGTAGACCGCAAGCATCGTGCAGCTTTCTATGGCATGGTAACAAACATCGATGAAAATGTGGGGCTGCTCTTGAAAAAGCTTGACGAGTGGGGGCTGTCTAACGACACGCTGGTTGTATTTATGACAGACAACGGGACATCTGCCGGTGATTACAACGCCGGGATGCGAGGCAGGAAGGGCACTGTCCGAGAAGGTGGATGTCGGGTGCCGGCTTTTTTCAGATTGCCGGGCAGGATCGCGGCCGGACGAGATGTGGACCGCCTTACGCGTCATATTGATATATTTCCGACTTTCGCCGAGCTGGCCGGCGCTGAATACGATGTAGAGGTGGACGGGCGAAGCCTGCTGGACCTGCTTGTGGACCCTGATGCCCAATGGGAAGACAGATATACATTCTTTCACCTGGGCAGGTGGGGTAAGGAGGGTGTTGAACGCTGGAGGAACATAAAGACGGTCGATCCGGATGAAGCGAAGTACCGTTCCTTTGCTGTACGAAATGAACGATGGCGACTGGTAAACGGCAGCGAACTGTACGATATACAGAAGGACCCGGGTGAGAAAGAAAATGTAATCGAGCAAAATTTTGAGATTGCGAAGGATATGGTAGAAGCTTACGACAAGTGGTGGGATGAAGTTCGGCCGTTAATGGTGAATGAAGATGTGCCTCTTGCAGAGAAAAAACCCTACCATGTAAAGTACCGAAAGCAAAAAGATGAGGTCGGGATCCCCAGGTGGAAGCCGCCAAAGATTTGA
- a CDS encoding 2-oxo acid dehydrogenase subunit E2, which yields MQNKESISDPHTQMPLTRIQKLIGGYMHRSKREKPCCYMECTADLTDLVKLRKRFSRQAGIRITTNDFFIAAIGHAIAEFPLFAGRMDETGDFIETTEQTGVGFAVAAPQGLVVPVVKDVSSKSLAQVSADSDHLLRKARSNKLDLDDFDGANVVLSGLGMFGVTSFIAIAPPEAVGIISIGKIVEKALPVDGEIAPRRTMSITLAADMRIVSESYAARFLRRIVDMLENPTCMTSL from the coding sequence TTGCAGAATAAAGAAAGTATCAGTGATCCACACACACAGATGCCGTTGACGCGTATACAGAAGCTCATCGGCGGCTACATGCACCGCTCGAAGCGGGAGAAGCCCTGCTGTTATATGGAATGCACGGCCGATCTGACGGATCTGGTCAAGCTCCGCAAGAGATTTTCGCGGCAGGCGGGTATACGGATCACGACGAACGACTTTTTTATAGCGGCGATAGGGCATGCGATAGCGGAATTTCCGCTTTTTGCGGGACGGATGGATGAGACGGGCGATTTTATCGAGACAACCGAGCAAACGGGGGTAGGGTTTGCGGTGGCGGCACCGCAGGGACTGGTGGTTCCGGTGGTGAAAGACGTATCCAGCAAATCTCTCGCACAGGTGTCGGCGGACAGCGATCATCTGCTGAGAAAAGCGCGGTCGAACAAGCTGGATCTGGATGATTTTGACGGGGCGAACGTGGTGCTTTCGGGGCTTGGTATGTTCGGGGTGACATCGTTTATTGCGATCGCGCCGCCGGAAGCTGTGGGCATAATTTCTATCGGCAAGATCGTGGAGAAGGCGCTGCCGGTAGACGGCGAGATAGCGCCACGGCGAACGATGTCGATCACGCTGGCGGCGGACATGCGGATCGTGAGCGAGAGTTACGCAGCGCGGTTTTTGCGGCGGATCGTGGATATGCTGGAGAACCCGACCTGCATGACGTCGCTTTAG
- a CDS encoding family 20 glycosylhydrolase, producing the protein MLRRSIILTAVLAFVLTAGMIQADEVSIIPKPVEMTVGGGEFELTENTKILVEDATQQVGDYLAETFEPATGFDLTVKKPGWFESKKNIIELTISDEISVGDEGYHLDVTPEKITVQGSDPAGVFYGCQTILQLLPAQVYSRTEVKGTEWTVPEILVLDEPRFEWRGMHLDVCRHFMPLDFVKQYIDYIAMHKMNTFHWHLTEDQGWRIEIEQYPKLTEISAWRKGPNGGKYGGYYTQDQIREVVEYAKQRFVTVVPEIEMPGHSVAALAAYPELSCTGGPFEVRTEWGVSRDVYCAGNEKTFEFLQNVLDEVIELFPSEYVHIGGDECPKVRWQNCPKCQKRIAEENLEDEHELQSYFIKRMEKYLAGKGKRLIGWDEILEGGLAPNATVMSWRGMGGGIAAAKSGHDCVMAPVSPTYFDARNSDSEYEPAAIGYTPNTLGKVYAYDPVPQQLTDEQAEHILGSQAQVWTEYIETPEHVEYMVLPRMSALAEVVWSPKKSKDWPGYQQRLAKQYLRYGAMNANYWAPIPKGLQEKNAFMQNGQLRLEEPVEGAVIRYTTNGKVPKADAQVYTEPVEITEDCTVIARTFMPDGKASVPVVGEYKKVTPHESVSVKNPKRGVKFSYYEGNFDKLPDFEKLEPAKKGVQPGLTLPDDVRENSFAVKLQGFLKVRFFGEYTFYTTSDDGSKLYIGDQLVVDNGGLHGSQEKAGTVFLKPGYHPITVTYFEAGGAHSLDVKWQGPVIKKRNIPANVLFHK; encoded by the coding sequence ATGTTACGCAGATCTATCATTCTAACAGCCGTTCTGGCTTTCGTCTTAACAGCAGGTATGATTCAAGCCGACGAGGTTTCGATCATCCCCAAACCCGTCGAGATGACTGTCGGCGGCGGCGAATTCGAACTGACCGAAAACACGAAAATTCTCGTCGAAGACGCCACTCAGCAGGTCGGTGACTACCTCGCCGAAACATTCGAACCCGCCACAGGCTTCGATCTGACCGTCAAAAAGCCCGGCTGGTTCGAAAGCAAAAAGAACATCATCGAGCTCACCATCTCCGATGAAATTTCCGTCGGCGACGAAGGCTACCACCTCGATGTCACCCCCGAAAAGATCACCGTTCAGGGCTCCGACCCGGCCGGCGTATTCTACGGCTGCCAGACCATCCTCCAGCTCCTCCCCGCACAGGTCTACAGCAGAACCGAAGTAAAAGGCACCGAATGGACCGTCCCCGAAATACTCGTCCTCGACGAGCCGCGATTCGAATGGCGGGGTATGCACCTCGACGTATGCCGCCACTTCATGCCCCTCGACTTCGTCAAGCAATACATCGACTACATCGCCATGCACAAAATGAACACCTTCCACTGGCACCTCACCGAGGACCAGGGCTGGCGCATCGAGATTGAGCAGTATCCGAAACTCACCGAGATCAGCGCATGGCGCAAGGGCCCCAACGGCGGCAAATACGGCGGCTACTACACACAAGACCAGATCCGCGAAGTTGTCGAATACGCCAAACAGCGGTTCGTCACCGTCGTCCCCGAGATCGAAATGCCCGGCCACAGCGTCGCCGCCCTCGCTGCCTATCCCGAGCTCTCCTGCACCGGCGGCCCGTTCGAGGTCCGCACCGAATGGGGCGTAAGCAGAGACGTCTACTGTGCCGGTAACGAAAAGACGTTCGAGTTCCTGCAGAACGTCCTCGACGAAGTTATCGAACTCTTCCCCAGCGAATACGTACACATCGGCGGCGATGAATGCCCGAAGGTCCGCTGGCAGAACTGTCCAAAGTGCCAGAAACGCATCGCCGAAGAAAACCTCGAAGACGAACACGAGCTGCAAAGTTACTTCATCAAGCGAATGGAAAAATACCTGGCCGGCAAGGGCAAACGCCTGATCGGCTGGGACGAGATCCTCGAAGGCGGCCTCGCACCGAATGCGACCGTTATGAGCTGGCGCGGCATGGGCGGCGGCATCGCGGCTGCAAAGTCCGGTCACGACTGCGTCATGGCTCCAGTCTCACCCACATACTTCGACGCCCGCAACAGCGACAGCGAATACGAACCCGCAGCAATAGGCTACACACCCAACACGCTCGGCAAAGTATACGCATACGACCCCGTACCGCAGCAGCTCACCGACGAACAGGCAGAGCACATACTCGGCTCCCAGGCACAGGTCTGGACCGAATACATCGAAACGCCTGAGCACGTCGAATACATGGTACTGCCTCGAATGAGCGCGCTGGCTGAGGTCGTCTGGTCGCCGAAAAAATCAAAGGACTGGCCCGGCTACCAGCAAAGACTCGCCAAACAATACCTCCGCTACGGCGCAATGAACGCCAACTACTGGGCGCCGATACCAAAGGGCCTGCAGGAAAAGAACGCATTCATGCAGAACGGGCAGCTCCGCCTCGAAGAACCGGTCGAAGGTGCGGTAATAAGATACACCACTAACGGCAAAGTACCAAAGGCAGATGCCCAGGTCTACACCGAGCCTGTCGAGATAACAGAAGACTGCACTGTCATCGCCCGAACCTTCATGCCCGACGGCAAGGCCAGCGTCCCCGTCGTTGGTGAATATAAGAAGGTTACTCCTCATGAAAGCGTCAGCGTCAAAAACCCCAAACGCGGCGTCAAGTTCAGCTACTACGAAGGCAATTTCGACAAACTGCCCGATTTCGAAAAACTCGAACCGGCGAAAAAAGGCGTACAGCCCGGCCTCACCCTCCCCGACGATGTCCGTGAGAACAGCTTCGCCGTCAAGCTGCAAGGCTTCCTGAAGGTCCGCTTCTTCGGCGAATACACCTTCTACACGACCAGCGATGACGGCAGCAAACTCTACATCGGCGACCAGCTCGTCGTCGACAACGGAGGACTGCACGGCTCGCAGGAAAAGGCAGGTACTGTCTTCCTCAAACCAGGCTATCATCCCATCACAGTCACCTACTTCGAAGCAGGCGGCGCCCACTCACTCGACGTGAAATGGCAAGGCCCGGTAATCAAAAAACGCAACATCCCCGCCAACGTGCTGTTCCATAAGTAA
- a CDS encoding DUF6599 family protein, protein MPKKKTKGRETIFAALTLVALAGIVSAIVVKQFHYDQSRFDPASALPEEQAGAADSSVNLKAALPQGLQAISPPEQFSRDDLYVKINGKAPVYLDAGFEQLHSLRFAAEDAQEKWMEIFVYDMAKPRNAFSVYSIQRRAESELIGVTEFAYKTSNAVFMALGPYYIELVAAEESNRLQQAMMNVAKNLVDKLGGEDTQQIEIFKYLPADGRMDQTLNLHLSNTFGSQALKNIFTVEYETFGEVQAFIAKKDNPDAAEEMAQAYQTFLTDNGAEKVGQIEGCDGGIYDFYGTTEIVCYKDEFLFGVHEAFERDPAEKLAKQILANIQEVTDSASK, encoded by the coding sequence ATGCCGAAAAAGAAGACTAAGGGTAGGGAGACGATTTTTGCTGCGCTGACGCTGGTTGCACTGGCCGGCATCGTCTCGGCCATTGTGGTCAAACAGTTCCATTACGACCAGTCAAGGTTTGATCCCGCCTCGGCTCTGCCCGAAGAGCAGGCCGGTGCCGCCGACAGCTCAGTAAACCTCAAAGCCGCACTGCCTCAGGGCCTTCAGGCTATCTCTCCTCCCGAGCAGTTCAGCCGGGACGACCTCTACGTGAAAATCAACGGCAAGGCTCCGGTATACCTCGACGCGGGATTCGAACAGCTCCACAGCCTGCGTTTTGCAGCCGAAGATGCGCAGGAAAAATGGATGGAAATATTCGTCTACGATATGGCCAAACCACGTAACGCCTTTTCCGTTTACAGCATCCAGCGACGCGCCGAAAGTGAGCTGATAGGTGTGACCGAGTTCGCTTACAAAACTTCGAATGCCGTCTTCATGGCACTCGGTCCATACTACATAGAGCTCGTCGCCGCAGAGGAATCGAATAGACTCCAGCAGGCCATGATGAACGTCGCAAAAAACCTGGTCGACAAACTGGGCGGCGAAGATACACAGCAGATCGAAATATTCAAATATCTGCCTGCAGACGGCCGAATGGATCAAACACTGAACCTGCACCTCTCAAATACGTTCGGCAGTCAGGCCCTCAAAAATATTTTCACCGTCGAGTATGAGACCTTCGGCGAGGTCCAGGCATTCATAGCCAAAAAAGACAACCCCGACGCTGCTGAAGAAATGGCCCAGGCATATCAGACTTTCCTCACTGACAACGGCGCAGAGAAGGTAGGTCAGATCGAAGGCTGCGACGGCGGCATCTATGATTTCTACGGAACCACCGAGATAGTCTGCTATAAGGATGAATTTCTGTTCGGCGTCCACGAAGCTTTCGAACGTGATCCAGCCGAAAAGCTCGCAAAGCAGATCCTTGCAAACATCCAGGAGGTGACAGACAGTGCAAGCAAATAA
- a CDS encoding DUF362 domain-containing protein produces the protein MQANNDKNIDRRDFMKRAAGGAGIIAASAIGAGLLYDKAGPRIRPKREQVHLPDFSVPALEGKIMCVAKGSDRGANVKKAIDQLGGIERFIKPGETVLIKPNVAFASPPTLGATTNPELIEAVVKLCYDRGKASQVIVTDNSINDPASCFRLSGVGDAAQKSGARIILPRPGMFEHTTLKEGKLIRDWPVLWEAFGGVDKVIGITPVKDHHRSGASMTMKNWYGLLGGRRNIFHQNIHTIIEELARMVTPTMVILDGTTVMMSNGPTGGSVSDLRKKNELIVCTDQVAADSYGASLLERSIEELPHLEMAAKAGVGTIDYQSLKPIFVDVQG, from the coding sequence GTGCAAGCAAATAACGATAAAAATATCGACCGCCGCGACTTCATGAAGCGTGCCGCCGGTGGGGCCGGGATCATCGCAGCTTCCGCCATCGGTGCGGGCCTCCTGTACGACAAAGCTGGTCCGCGAATAAGACCCAAACGCGAACAGGTGCACCTGCCCGATTTCAGCGTGCCTGCCCTCGAAGGCAAAATCATGTGCGTCGCCAAGGGATCCGACCGCGGTGCGAACGTCAAAAAAGCTATCGACCAGCTCGGCGGCATCGAAAGATTCATAAAACCCGGCGAGACGGTCCTCATCAAGCCCAACGTCGCATTCGCATCCCCACCGACACTCGGCGCGACCACCAACCCCGAACTCATCGAGGCCGTGGTCAAGCTCTGCTACGACCGGGGCAAAGCCAGCCAGGTCATCGTAACTGACAATTCGATCAACGACCCGGCAAGCTGCTTCAGGCTCAGCGGCGTTGGAGACGCTGCCCAAAAAAGCGGTGCCCGCATAATCCTGCCAAGACCCGGCATGTTCGAGCACACCACGCTTAAAGAAGGCAAACTCATACGTGACTGGCCCGTGCTCTGGGAAGCCTTCGGCGGAGTCGACAAAGTCATCGGCATTACACCCGTAAAGGACCATCACCGCAGCGGAGCGTCAATGACCATGAAAAACTGGTACGGCCTGCTCGGTGGACGCAGAAACATCTTCCATCAGAACATACACACAATCATAGAAGAGCTCGCACGCATGGTAACCCCGACCATGGTCATCCTCGACGGTACAACCGTCATGATGTCCAACGGACCGACCGGCGGCTCGGTTTCCGATCTCCGCAAGAAGAACGAGCTCATAGTCTGCACCGACCAGGTAGCAGCCGACAGCTATGGCGCGAGCCTGCTCGAAAGATCCATCGAAGAATTGCCCCATCTGGAAATGGCCGCCAAAGCCGGCGTGGGTACGATAGATTACCAGTCTTTGAAGCCGATTTTCGTAGACGTTCAGGGATAA